In a single window of the Myxococcus fulvus genome:
- a CDS encoding TraR/DksA family transcriptional regulator — MDSLAREARDALVQRGERLRSRTRLVAVRGADELLSEAERRELLDIEAALIRIAVGQFGRCEQCGGAMGRHRLRAIPEARLCMTCSALSR; from the coding sequence ATGGACAGTCTGGCTCGTGAGGCGCGTGACGCCCTGGTGCAGCGCGGCGAGCGGCTCCGGTCACGGACGCGTCTCGTGGCCGTCCGGGGAGCGGATGAGCTGCTGTCCGAGGCGGAGCGCAGGGAGCTGCTCGACATCGAGGCGGCGCTCATCCGCATCGCGGTGGGACAGTTCGGCCGCTGCGAGCAGTGCGGGGGCGCCATGGGACGCCACCGCCTGCGTGCAATTCCCGAGGCCCGCCTCTGCATGACGTGCTCGGCCCTGAGCCGGTGA
- a CDS encoding S28 family serine protease has protein sequence MRRMLEVVCLLVVGLMSSARGEGREAPVEAAVTEAHALESDEVLAWLLSMPDVYVVSEVPSGIPDTRFFRLYFAQPLDHADPDSDWFWLRATLLHRSLEAPTVLYSTGYASRAAPSRAEPTELLDANQLSLEHRFYGVSRPSPLDWRRLDIAQAANDYHRVIQAFKPMYPGRWLTTGASKGGMAAVYHRYFFPEDVDATVAYATPSLQGPVDDGIARFLEQVGTPACRERLRAFQREALLRRDELVALLVRTGMTFHQLGADRALEFAIVETPFYFFQYEDPSRCERIPGREASSQELLDFVDEVTAMETSFADLGVSYYAPYYYQSATQLGYPSFPTRHLRGLLRYPGEDVPATYLSFPVEAPFSQDLLRHVERWTRDEAERLLFIHGGSDPWSTRPYEVRESNDSHLYVVPGGHHGNTLLRSLAEPERTHAMTRLFQWMDVKLPAQFEGEPMDPGGEDSPARGSRR, from the coding sequence ATGAGACGCATGCTCGAGGTGGTCTGCCTCCTGGTGGTAGGGCTGATGTCCTCCGCTCGGGGCGAAGGGCGAGAAGCCCCCGTCGAGGCCGCGGTGACGGAGGCGCACGCGCTGGAGTCGGACGAGGTCCTCGCGTGGCTGCTCTCCATGCCGGATGTGTACGTGGTGAGCGAGGTGCCCTCGGGCATCCCGGACACGCGCTTCTTCCGGTTGTACTTCGCGCAGCCGCTGGACCACGCAGACCCGGACTCCGACTGGTTCTGGCTGCGGGCCACGCTGCTGCACCGCTCGTTGGAGGCACCCACGGTGCTGTACTCCACGGGATACGCCTCGAGGGCGGCGCCCTCCCGGGCCGAGCCCACCGAGCTGCTCGACGCGAATCAACTGTCGCTCGAGCACCGCTTCTACGGTGTCTCGCGGCCGTCGCCCCTGGACTGGAGGCGGCTGGACATCGCGCAGGCCGCGAACGACTACCATCGCGTCATCCAGGCCTTCAAACCCATGTACCCCGGACGCTGGCTGACGACGGGCGCGAGCAAGGGCGGCATGGCGGCCGTGTATCACCGCTACTTCTTCCCCGAGGACGTGGATGCGACGGTGGCCTACGCGACGCCGAGCCTCCAGGGGCCGGTGGATGACGGCATCGCGCGCTTCCTCGAGCAGGTGGGGACCCCCGCGTGTCGTGAGCGGTTGAGGGCCTTCCAGCGGGAGGCCCTGCTGCGCCGCGATGAGCTGGTGGCGCTGCTCGTGCGGACGGGCATGACGTTCCATCAGCTCGGCGCGGACCGCGCGCTGGAGTTCGCCATCGTCGAGACGCCGTTCTACTTCTTCCAATACGAGGACCCGTCGCGGTGCGAGCGCATCCCCGGACGCGAGGCCTCATCACAGGAGCTGCTCGACTTCGTCGACGAGGTCACCGCGATGGAGACGAGCTTCGCCGACCTGGGCGTGAGCTACTACGCGCCCTATTACTACCAGAGCGCGACGCAGCTCGGGTATCCGAGCTTCCCCACGCGCCACCTGCGCGGACTGCTGCGCTATCCGGGGGAGGACGTCCCCGCGACCTACCTGTCTTTCCCCGTGGAGGCGCCCTTCTCCCAAGACTTGCTCCGCCACGTCGAACGCTGGACGCGCGACGAGGCGGAGCGGCTGTTGTTCATCCATGGCGGGAGCGACCCGTGGTCCACCCGGCCCTACGAGGTGCGCGAGAGCAATGACTCCCACCTGTATGTCGTACCTGGAGGGCATCACGGCAACACCCTGCTGCGCTCACTGGCGGAGCCCGAGCGCACTCACGCCATGACCCGGCTCTTCCAGTGGATGGACGTGAAGCTCCCCGCTCAGTTCGAGGGAGAGCCCATGGACCCGGGGGGAGAGGACTCGCCCGCGCGCGGCTCGCGCAGGTAG
- a CDS encoding serine/threonine protein kinase — protein MSPHPSSMPPEALPPGFVLTGGWRVLERLGVGGYGVVYRVEPVDSPGRYFALKLTRNTAEGRALRELTLLLDRAVHPNVVAVHACGRWPDLVTGHFYFVMDWVPGPPLHVWADQHNPSFRQLAETFRRVALALDTLHAGDVLHRDLKPEHILLRDTEGDPVLIDLGASAYTGAPTLTTGPLPPGTRHLRSPEAIRFHQRHWRHPDARYQSVATDDLYALGVCLYRAATGHYPFPPDWPADVLCAAITSQPPVAPSELNPRIPPELDAIILRLLEKLPEQRFQSGAELASTLAPNRFTSEAWATPLFGTDTPAPPRKPPSLARARVRDLETRLSRPVLLVVPAVLLLLAVGWLLHGWRQTTPRVTPQIDPLEGHKIARHANSHHSEAVTDSPRANPIPVTVAPVAPPLQDPTPVMKPPAPPAKPRAPSLARLSKVALACTGLACSSSTPYVQHRPIPPVAECPAGADETHERFGIEQGDQFEGSIGENFGTPFRNITVKEGYLMTNVHRKFKKLPAGAQLVTEIIFTNERVYGRIREMRVDGDVYPVCLVYYEFSDVGRQRLPGGDEEHAVIFNLLHVRVVERFREILGKDW, from the coding sequence TACCGCGTGGAGCCGGTGGACTCGCCGGGGCGCTACTTCGCCCTCAAGCTCACTCGCAACACCGCCGAGGGCCGGGCCCTGCGCGAGCTCACGCTCCTGTTGGACCGGGCCGTCCATCCCAACGTGGTCGCGGTCCACGCCTGCGGCCGCTGGCCGGACCTCGTCACGGGCCATTTCTACTTCGTCATGGACTGGGTGCCCGGGCCGCCGCTCCACGTCTGGGCGGACCAGCACAACCCCTCCTTCCGACAGCTGGCGGAGACCTTCCGCCGAGTCGCCTTGGCGCTGGACACCCTGCACGCTGGAGACGTGCTGCACCGGGACCTCAAGCCGGAGCACATCCTCCTGCGAGACACCGAGGGAGACCCGGTCCTCATCGACCTGGGCGCGAGCGCGTACACCGGCGCGCCCACGCTGACCACAGGCCCCCTGCCTCCGGGCACGCGCCACCTGCGCAGCCCCGAGGCCATCCGCTTCCATCAACGTCACTGGCGCCATCCGGATGCCCGCTACCAGTCCGTCGCCACCGATGACCTCTATGCCCTGGGCGTGTGCCTCTACCGCGCGGCCACGGGCCACTACCCGTTCCCTCCGGACTGGCCCGCGGATGTGCTGTGCGCCGCCATCACCTCGCAGCCGCCCGTCGCCCCGTCGGAGCTGAACCCGCGCATCCCTCCCGAGCTCGACGCCATCATCCTGCGGCTCCTCGAGAAGCTCCCGGAGCAACGCTTCCAGAGCGGCGCCGAGCTCGCCTCCACCCTGGCGCCAAACCGCTTCACCTCCGAAGCCTGGGCCACGCCGCTCTTCGGCACGGACACCCCCGCGCCTCCACGCAAGCCCCCGTCCCTGGCGCGCGCACGCGTCCGAGACCTGGAAACCCGGCTGTCGCGTCCCGTGTTGCTCGTCGTGCCCGCGGTGCTCCTGCTCCTGGCGGTGGGGTGGCTTCTCCACGGATGGAGACAGACAACTCCACGGGTCACCCCACAAATCGACCCCCTGGAAGGTCATAAAATAGCCAGACACGCGAACTCGCATCACAGTGAGGCCGTCACCGATTCGCCCCGAGCGAATCCCATCCCCGTGACCGTCGCCCCCGTGGCGCCGCCACTCCAGGACCCCACTCCCGTGATGAAGCCTCCCGCTCCACCCGCGAAGCCTCGCGCGCCGTCACTCGCCCGTCTGTCCAAGGTCGCCCTGGCCTGCACCGGGCTCGCCTGCTCCAGCAGCACGCCCTACGTGCAACATCGGCCCATCCCTCCCGTGGCTGAGTGCCCCGCGGGCGCGGATGAGACCCACGAGCGTTTCGGAATCGAACAGGGGGACCAGTTCGAGGGCTCCATCGGAGAGAACTTCGGCACCCCCTTCCGGAACATCACGGTGAAGGAGGGGTACCTGATGACGAACGTGCACCGCAAATTCAAGAAGCTCCCCGCGGGCGCACAACTCGTCACCGAAATCATCTTCACCAACGAGCGCGTCTACGGCCGCATCCGGGAGATGCGTGTCGATGGCGACGTGTATCCCGTCTGCCTCGTGTACTACGAGTTCAGCGACGTGGGGCGGCAGAGGCTTCCGGGGGGAGATGAAGAACACGCGGTCATCTTCAACCTCCTGCATGTCCGCGTCGTGGAGCGTTTCCGGGAGATTCTTGGGAAGGATTGGTGA
- a CDS encoding HAD family hydrolase yields the protein MRGVAWMSLGCLLVLASGCASSHRASADDPARGRSEAAASSKDPLPSWTEGATKAALLDFVERVTREGGPDFVPASERIAVFDNDGTLWSEQPLVAELAFVIDRVKEMAPQHPEWRTRQPFQGVLEGDVESVKASGKRGLMELFAATHAGMTTEQFERTVADWLVTARHPTLHRPYTDLVYQPMLELLALLRARGFKTFVVSGGDVGFMRPWMERVYGVPREQVVGSRVKLRYQDSGGAPSVLRLAELDLLDDGAGKPVGIEQGVGRRPLAAFGNSDGDFEMLEWTTSGAGPRLGLLVHHTDAEREWAYDREARVGKLARGLDEAPGRGWLVVDMRRDWKVIHPFERATPR from the coding sequence ATGCGCGGGGTCGCCTGGATGTCGCTGGGGTGTTTGCTCGTCCTCGCGAGCGGGTGTGCGTCCTCACATCGTGCGTCCGCGGATGACCCGGCGCGGGGGCGCTCGGAGGCCGCGGCGTCGTCGAAGGACCCGCTCCCCTCCTGGACGGAAGGGGCCACGAAGGCGGCGCTGCTGGACTTCGTGGAGCGCGTGACACGCGAGGGCGGACCGGACTTCGTGCCCGCCTCCGAGCGCATCGCCGTGTTCGACAACGACGGCACGCTGTGGTCCGAGCAGCCCCTGGTGGCCGAGCTGGCCTTCGTCATCGACCGGGTGAAGGAGATGGCGCCCCAGCACCCCGAGTGGCGCACGCGCCAGCCCTTCCAGGGTGTGCTCGAGGGCGATGTGGAGTCGGTGAAGGCGAGCGGCAAGCGCGGGCTGATGGAGCTGTTCGCGGCCACGCACGCGGGGATGACGACGGAGCAGTTCGAGCGGACGGTCGCGGACTGGCTCGTCACCGCGCGCCACCCCACGCTACATCGCCCGTACACGGACCTCGTCTACCAGCCGATGCTGGAGCTGTTGGCCCTCCTGCGGGCGCGGGGCTTCAAGACCTTCGTCGTCTCCGGTGGGGACGTGGGCTTCATGCGCCCCTGGATGGAGCGGGTGTACGGCGTGCCGCGCGAGCAGGTGGTGGGCAGCCGGGTGAAGCTGCGCTACCAGGACTCAGGGGGCGCGCCCTCGGTCCTTCGACTCGCGGAGCTGGACCTGCTCGATGACGGAGCAGGCAAGCCCGTGGGCATCGAGCAGGGCGTGGGACGCAGGCCCCTGGCCGCCTTCGGGAACTCCGACGGGGACTTCGAGATGCTCGAGTGGACCACCTCCGGCGCGGGGCCGCGCCTGGGGCTGCTCGTCCACCACACCGATGCCGAGCGCGAGTGGGCCTATGACCGGGAGGCCCGCGTGGGGAAGCTCGCCCGGGGGCTGGACGAGGCGCCTGGGCGGGGCTGGCTCGTCGTGGACATGCGACGTGACTGGAAGGTCATCCATCCGTTCGAGCGCGCGACGCCGCGGTGA
- a CDS encoding DUF2381 family protein, with the protein MQAPSTPPSDTSARGPFSVMYIAGALDVRGLATRPLGPIVAPSTPVLSTSTSAYAHRTSSRVAVVLQLASVGGHSPWTPREATLVTATGRHVRKFLIWQSRPLEAKDTDVTLVLETEAKSIELRGRYLLELREDATSPPLHLGPVSFPEL; encoded by the coding sequence ATGCAAGCCCCTTCCACGCCGCCCTCCGACACCTCCGCGCGAGGGCCGTTCAGCGTGATGTACATCGCCGGAGCACTCGATGTTCGGGGCCTCGCCACACGTCCGCTCGGCCCCATCGTCGCACCCTCCACACCCGTCCTGTCGACCTCGACGTCCGCATACGCACACCGGACGAGCTCACGGGTCGCAGTGGTGCTGCAGCTCGCCTCCGTTGGAGGGCACTCGCCGTGGACCCCGCGAGAAGCGACGCTCGTCACCGCGACGGGACGTCACGTCCGGAAGTTCCTCATCTGGCAGTCACGCCCCCTCGAAGCCAAGGACACCGACGTGACGCTCGTCCTGGAGACCGAGGCCAAATCCATCGAGCTCCGAGGCCGCTACCTCCTCGAGCTGCGCGAGGACGCCACCTCGCCTCCGTTGCACCTGGGCCCGGTGAGCTTCCCCGAACTTTGA